A single genomic interval of Primulina huaijiensis isolate GDHJ02 chromosome 7, ASM1229523v2, whole genome shotgun sequence harbors:
- the LOC140981343 gene encoding thaumatin-like protein: MMGPLKRFSLFIYLIITVFVDYTNAAIFDIINNCSYTVWAAAVPGGGRQLDRGQTWTLDDGNGTTGVYRIWARTGCSFDGAGRGKCQTGDCTGLLQCQGYGTPPNTLAEFSLNQFNNMDLFDLSLIDGFNVPMGLIPNSETCSGTRGVRCTWDINGECPNELRVPGGCNHPCTVFGTNQYCCYSGPCIPTGFLRLFSDKCPDAYSYPRDGGTSTLTCPGGTNYRVVFCPS, encoded by the coding sequence ATGATGGGACCCTTGAAACGCTTTTCcttgttcatttatttaatcATCACTGTTTTCGTGGACTACACAAATGCAGCCATATTCGACATTATAAACAATTGTTCCTACACGGTCTGGGCTGCAGCCGTGCCGGGTGGTGGCAGGCAGCTCGACCGTGGCCAAACATGGACCCTAGATGACGGAAATGGAACTACAGGAGTGTACCGTATATGGGCCAGAACCGGTTGCTCTTTTGATGGAGCCGGTCGAGGTAAATGCCAGACTGGTGACTGCACAGGGCTCCTGCAATGCCAAGGGTATGGAACACCTCCCAACACCTTAGCCGAGTTCTCCCTTAACCAATTCAATAACATGGACCTTTTCGACTTATCTTTAATCGATGGTTTCAACGTACCGATGGGACTTATTCCGAACTCAGAAACTTGCAGTGGTACTCGAGGTGTTAGATGCACCTGGGACATCAATGGAGAGTGCCCGAATGAGTTGCGTGTGCCAGGAGGGTGTAACCATCCTTGCACGGTGTTCGGGACGAACCAATATTGTTGCTATTCGGGTCCATGCATTCCCACTGGCTTCTTGAGGTTATTTAGTGATAAGTGTCCCGATGCCTATAGTTACCCGAGGGATGGTGGAACCAGTACGCTTACTTGCCCTGGAGGAACCAACTATAGGGTCGTGTTTTGCCCTTCGTGA
- the LOC140981755 gene encoding uncharacterized protein isoform X4: MIQVKEESCVLDSTKEVRIASFSLISESSCDTVTPRSSSDSSGRRSSGLTRRRFSPAGWTTDEDKLLAEVVKKYNGRNWKRIAECISGRTDVQCLHRWQKVLNPDLVKGTWTKEEDDLIIELVGKYGIKKWSAIANCLPGRIGKQCRERWHNHLDPAIRKDPWTEEEEAILVCCHRVYGNKWAEISRFLPGRTDNAIKNHWNCSVKKRQDLNFRSFSALEFLEISSPNNGNHEEIPGSKSYSRAAQTHGKHRNFVQGTGAGYPNFCKGTSDTSPTLQGHCKSSEWFRNVTPLNCVEFSLLTNVKSDKSGKPCAESVSSAWLSRDSLSTNSLNSIVDSCHRSEKCHAILEVDHANKSERMFGPPKRPRCSPCVTDVRSEDSPLDTILSLSIGAFEEVNRRAGKRNKACERSQLADHAVNNLGCEPSEVNDLVVSNSPGKSIGVENSVQHGHSCLANLSLSISSGTSCPECMLMKSAITYEGTPSIIRKRIFKEIQYANCLSTPVHIISSASFSNDANGTNSITEKDFVKSKVSVSGKSVPEQALERRLEYAFDLEWDSTTVGQRVPESTTPSSNQKSGEDIALPPGNKDKQTNSGSK, encoded by the exons ATGATTCAGGTCAAGGAGGAATCATGTGTCCTGGATTCCACTAAAGAAGTCCGAATAGCCTCGTTTTCTTTGATCTCTGAGAGCAGTTGTGATACTGTTACTCCAAGATCTTCCTCTGACTCTAG TGGTCGAAGGAGTTCTGGTTTGACAAGACGACGTTTCTCACCTGCAGGCTGGACAACTGATGAG GATAAGCTACTAGCTGAAGTGGTAAAAAAGTACAATGGAAGAAATTGGAAAAGAATCG CTGAATGCATTTCCGGAAGGACAGATGTTCAGTGTTTGCATCGCTGGCAGAAGGTTCTTAATCCCGATCTTGTCAAAGGCACATGGACGAAGGAG GAGGATGATCTCATTATTGAGTTAGTTGGGAAGTATGGCATTAAGAAATGGTCAGCTATTGCAAACTGTTTACCAGGTCGTATTGGAAAGCAGTGCCGGGAAAG GTGGCACAATCATCTGGACCCGGCAATAAGAAAGGATCCATGGACTGAAGAGGAGGAAGCAATTCTTGTTTGTTGCCACCGAGTGTATGGTAATAAATGGGCAGAAATTTCAAGGTTTCTACCGGGAAG GACCGATAATGCTATTAAAAATCACTGGAACTGCTCTGTCAAAAAAAGACAGGATTTAAATTTTCGTAGTTTCTCTGCCCTGGAATTTCTTGAGATTTCATCTCCTAACAACGGTAATCACGAAGAAATACCAGGATCCAAAAGTTATTCTAGAGCAGCCCAAACTCATGGTAAACATAGAAACTTTGTCCAGGGGACAGGCGCTGGATATCCTAATTTTTGCAAGGGTACATCAGATACTAGTCCCACTCTCCAGGGACATTGCAAATCTTCAGAGTGGTTTAGAAATGTAACACCCCTAAATTGTGTTGAATTTAGTTTGTTAACAAATGTTAAAAGTGACAAATCTGGTAAACCATGCGCTGAAAGTGTCAGTTCTGCGTGGCTATCGAGAGATTCTCTGTCAACCAACTCGTTGAACAGTATTGTGGATTCATGCCATCGAAGTGAAAAATGTCATGCTATTCTTGAGGTTGATCATGCAAACAAATCTGAAAGGATGTTTGGACCTCCTAAAAGACCCAGGTGTAGCCCATGTGTTACGGATGTGAGGTCTGAAGACTCTCCACTTGATACCATTTTAAGTCTGTCTATTGGTGCATTCGAAGAAGTCAATCGAAGGGCTGGAAAAAGAAACAAAGCCTGTGAAAGATCTCAATTAGCTGATCATGCAGTGAATAACCTGGGTTGTGAGCCATCGGAAGTGAATGATTTAGTTGTTTCAAATTCACCTGGCAAGAGCATCGGTGTAGAAAACAGCGTCCAGCATGGTCATTCCTGCCTTGCGAACCTGTCATTAAGTATCTCTAGTGGCACTAGTTGTCCAGAGTGTATGCTAATGAAGTCAGCAATTACTTATGAAGGCACTCCTTCAATCATAAGAAAGAGAATTTTTAAGGAAATTCAGTATGCAAATTGCCTCAGCACTCCAGTTCATATCATTTCAAGCGCTTCCTTCAGTAATGATGCCAATGGCACCAACTCGATTACTGAGAAGGATTTTGTGAAATCCAAGGTATCTGTATCTGGAAAATCAGTTCCCGAACAAGCTTTGGAAAGACGTCTAGAATATGCATTTGATTTGGAGTGGGATTCAACCACTGTTGGACAACGTGTCCCTGAATCTACAACTCCATCCTCGAACCAAAAATCTGGCGAGGATATTGCATTGCCTCCAGGAAATAA GGACAAACAAACAAACTCGGGTTCCAAATAG
- the LOC140980813 gene encoding uncharacterized protein, producing the protein MTSVNSSTTTIDMFDPLYISPSDTTGVHLITEQLIGTENYGIWSRAMIIALRAKNKLVFVDGSCKRPENESGQLMQWERCNAIVLSWIMNAVSKEIFAGIVYSTDAYTVWEDLRERFDRVNGSRIFALHREIGKLVQGSSPISVYYSKLKQLWDEFASW; encoded by the coding sequence ATGACGTCTGTAAATTCTTCGACAACCACAATTGATATGTTTGATCCACTCTACATTTCCCCTTCCGATACTACGGGAGTTCATCTGATTACGGAGCAGCTAATTGGAACAGAGAACTACGGAATATGGAGTCGAGCAATGATCATAGCATTGCGAGCTAAAAACAAGCTGGTATTTGTCGATGGAAGTTGCAAAAGACCTGAGAATGAATCTGGTCAGTTGATGCAATGGGAGAGATGCAACGCGATTGTTCTCTCGTGGATCATGAATGCGGTTTCCAAAGAGATCTTTGCAGGTATTGTTTATTCCACTGATGCTTATACGGTTTGGGAAGATCTGAGGGAGAGATTTGACAGGGTGAATGGATCTAGAATATTTGCATTGCATCGTGAAATCGGAAAACTTGTTCAAGGAAGTAGTCCAATTTCTGTGTATTACTCGAAGCTCAAACAGTTGTGGGATGAGTTTGCGTCTTGGTGA
- the LOC140981755 gene encoding uncharacterized protein isoform X1: MIQVKEESCVLDSTKEVRIASFSLISESSCDTVTPRSSSDSRSIAIKVLHTYWLIFLPHSFFFFTWSSGRRSSGLTRRRFSPAGWTTDEDKLLAEVVKKYNGRNWKRIAECISGRTDVQCLHRWQKVLNPDLVKGTWTKEEDDLIIELVGKYGIKKWSAIANCLPGRIGKQCRERWHNHLDPAIRKDPWTEEEEAILVCCHRVYGNKWAEISRFLPGRTDNAIKNHWNCSVKKRQDLNFRSFSALEFLEISSPNNGNHEEIPGSKSYSRAAQTHGKHRNFVQGTGAGYPNFCKGTSDTSPTLQGHCKSSEWFRNVTPLNCVEFSLLTNVKSDKSGKPCAESVSSAWLSRDSLSTNSLNSIVDSCHRSEKCHAILEVDHANKSERMFGPPKRPRCSPCVTDVRSEDSPLDTILSLSIGAFEEVNRRAGKRNKACERSQLADHAVNNLGCEPSEVNDLVVSNSPGKSIGVENSVQHGHSCLANLSLSISSGTSCPECMLMKSAITYEGTPSIIRKRIFKEIQYANCLSTPVHIISSASFSNDANGTNSITEKDFVKSKVSVSGKSVPEQALERRLEYAFDLEWDSTTVGQRVPESTTPSSNQKSGEDIALPPGNKDKQTNSGSK; this comes from the exons ATGATTCAGGTCAAGGAGGAATCATGTGTCCTGGATTCCACTAAAGAAGTCCGAATAGCCTCGTTTTCTTTGATCTCTGAGAGCAGTTGTGATACTGTTACTCCAAGATCTTCCTCTGACTCTAG GTCAATTGCCATCAAAGTGCTGCACACCTATTGGTTGATCTTTTTGCCccattcttttttctttttcacatgGTCCAGTGGTCGAAGGAGTTCTGGTTTGACAAGACGACGTTTCTCACCTGCAGGCTGGACAACTGATGAG GATAAGCTACTAGCTGAAGTGGTAAAAAAGTACAATGGAAGAAATTGGAAAAGAATCG CTGAATGCATTTCCGGAAGGACAGATGTTCAGTGTTTGCATCGCTGGCAGAAGGTTCTTAATCCCGATCTTGTCAAAGGCACATGGACGAAGGAG GAGGATGATCTCATTATTGAGTTAGTTGGGAAGTATGGCATTAAGAAATGGTCAGCTATTGCAAACTGTTTACCAGGTCGTATTGGAAAGCAGTGCCGGGAAAG GTGGCACAATCATCTGGACCCGGCAATAAGAAAGGATCCATGGACTGAAGAGGAGGAAGCAATTCTTGTTTGTTGCCACCGAGTGTATGGTAATAAATGGGCAGAAATTTCAAGGTTTCTACCGGGAAG GACCGATAATGCTATTAAAAATCACTGGAACTGCTCTGTCAAAAAAAGACAGGATTTAAATTTTCGTAGTTTCTCTGCCCTGGAATTTCTTGAGATTTCATCTCCTAACAACGGTAATCACGAAGAAATACCAGGATCCAAAAGTTATTCTAGAGCAGCCCAAACTCATGGTAAACATAGAAACTTTGTCCAGGGGACAGGCGCTGGATATCCTAATTTTTGCAAGGGTACATCAGATACTAGTCCCACTCTCCAGGGACATTGCAAATCTTCAGAGTGGTTTAGAAATGTAACACCCCTAAATTGTGTTGAATTTAGTTTGTTAACAAATGTTAAAAGTGACAAATCTGGTAAACCATGCGCTGAAAGTGTCAGTTCTGCGTGGCTATCGAGAGATTCTCTGTCAACCAACTCGTTGAACAGTATTGTGGATTCATGCCATCGAAGTGAAAAATGTCATGCTATTCTTGAGGTTGATCATGCAAACAAATCTGAAAGGATGTTTGGACCTCCTAAAAGACCCAGGTGTAGCCCATGTGTTACGGATGTGAGGTCTGAAGACTCTCCACTTGATACCATTTTAAGTCTGTCTATTGGTGCATTCGAAGAAGTCAATCGAAGGGCTGGAAAAAGAAACAAAGCCTGTGAAAGATCTCAATTAGCTGATCATGCAGTGAATAACCTGGGTTGTGAGCCATCGGAAGTGAATGATTTAGTTGTTTCAAATTCACCTGGCAAGAGCATCGGTGTAGAAAACAGCGTCCAGCATGGTCATTCCTGCCTTGCGAACCTGTCATTAAGTATCTCTAGTGGCACTAGTTGTCCAGAGTGTATGCTAATGAAGTCAGCAATTACTTATGAAGGCACTCCTTCAATCATAAGAAAGAGAATTTTTAAGGAAATTCAGTATGCAAATTGCCTCAGCACTCCAGTTCATATCATTTCAAGCGCTTCCTTCAGTAATGATGCCAATGGCACCAACTCGATTACTGAGAAGGATTTTGTGAAATCCAAGGTATCTGTATCTGGAAAATCAGTTCCCGAACAAGCTTTGGAAAGACGTCTAGAATATGCATTTGATTTGGAGTGGGATTCAACCACTGTTGGACAACGTGTCCCTGAATCTACAACTCCATCCTCGAACCAAAAATCTGGCGAGGATATTGCATTGCCTCCAGGAAATAA GGACAAACAAACAAACTCGGGTTCCAAATAG
- the LOC140981755 gene encoding uncharacterized protein isoform X2, producing MIQVKEESCVLDSTKEVRIASFSLISESSCDTVTPRSSSDSRSIAIKVLHTYWLIFLPHSFFFFTWSSGRRSSGLTRRRFSPAGWTTDEDKLLAEVVKKYNGRNWKRIAECISGRTDVQCLHRWQKVLNPDLVKGTWTKEEDDLIIELVGKYGIKKWSAIANCLPGRIGKQCRERWHNHLDPAIRKDPWTEEEEAILVCCHRVYGNKWAEISRFLPGRTDNAIKNHWNCSVKKRQDLNFRSFSALEFLEISSPNNGNHEEIPGSKSYSRAAQTHGKHRNFVQGTGAGYPNFCKGTSDTSPTLQGHCKSSEWFRNVTPLNCVEFSLLTNVKSDKSGKPCAESVSSAWLSRDSLSTNSLNSIVDSCHRSEKCHAILEVDHANKSERMFGPPKRPRCSPCVTDVRSEDSPLDTILSLSIGAFEEVNRRAGKRNKACERSQLADHAVNNLGCEPSEVNDLVVSNSPGKSIGVENSVQHGHSCLANLSLSISSGTSCPECMLMKSAITYEGTPSIIRKRIFKEIQYANCLSTPVHIISSASFSNDANGTNSITEKDFVKSKVSVSGKSVPEQALERRLEYAFDLEWDSTTVGQRVPESTTPSSNQKSGEDIALPPGNNRI from the exons ATGATTCAGGTCAAGGAGGAATCATGTGTCCTGGATTCCACTAAAGAAGTCCGAATAGCCTCGTTTTCTTTGATCTCTGAGAGCAGTTGTGATACTGTTACTCCAAGATCTTCCTCTGACTCTAG GTCAATTGCCATCAAAGTGCTGCACACCTATTGGTTGATCTTTTTGCCccattcttttttctttttcacatgGTCCAGTGGTCGAAGGAGTTCTGGTTTGACAAGACGACGTTTCTCACCTGCAGGCTGGACAACTGATGAG GATAAGCTACTAGCTGAAGTGGTAAAAAAGTACAATGGAAGAAATTGGAAAAGAATCG CTGAATGCATTTCCGGAAGGACAGATGTTCAGTGTTTGCATCGCTGGCAGAAGGTTCTTAATCCCGATCTTGTCAAAGGCACATGGACGAAGGAG GAGGATGATCTCATTATTGAGTTAGTTGGGAAGTATGGCATTAAGAAATGGTCAGCTATTGCAAACTGTTTACCAGGTCGTATTGGAAAGCAGTGCCGGGAAAG GTGGCACAATCATCTGGACCCGGCAATAAGAAAGGATCCATGGACTGAAGAGGAGGAAGCAATTCTTGTTTGTTGCCACCGAGTGTATGGTAATAAATGGGCAGAAATTTCAAGGTTTCTACCGGGAAG GACCGATAATGCTATTAAAAATCACTGGAACTGCTCTGTCAAAAAAAGACAGGATTTAAATTTTCGTAGTTTCTCTGCCCTGGAATTTCTTGAGATTTCATCTCCTAACAACGGTAATCACGAAGAAATACCAGGATCCAAAAGTTATTCTAGAGCAGCCCAAACTCATGGTAAACATAGAAACTTTGTCCAGGGGACAGGCGCTGGATATCCTAATTTTTGCAAGGGTACATCAGATACTAGTCCCACTCTCCAGGGACATTGCAAATCTTCAGAGTGGTTTAGAAATGTAACACCCCTAAATTGTGTTGAATTTAGTTTGTTAACAAATGTTAAAAGTGACAAATCTGGTAAACCATGCGCTGAAAGTGTCAGTTCTGCGTGGCTATCGAGAGATTCTCTGTCAACCAACTCGTTGAACAGTATTGTGGATTCATGCCATCGAAGTGAAAAATGTCATGCTATTCTTGAGGTTGATCATGCAAACAAATCTGAAAGGATGTTTGGACCTCCTAAAAGACCCAGGTGTAGCCCATGTGTTACGGATGTGAGGTCTGAAGACTCTCCACTTGATACCATTTTAAGTCTGTCTATTGGTGCATTCGAAGAAGTCAATCGAAGGGCTGGAAAAAGAAACAAAGCCTGTGAAAGATCTCAATTAGCTGATCATGCAGTGAATAACCTGGGTTGTGAGCCATCGGAAGTGAATGATTTAGTTGTTTCAAATTCACCTGGCAAGAGCATCGGTGTAGAAAACAGCGTCCAGCATGGTCATTCCTGCCTTGCGAACCTGTCATTAAGTATCTCTAGTGGCACTAGTTGTCCAGAGTGTATGCTAATGAAGTCAGCAATTACTTATGAAGGCACTCCTTCAATCATAAGAAAGAGAATTTTTAAGGAAATTCAGTATGCAAATTGCCTCAGCACTCCAGTTCATATCATTTCAAGCGCTTCCTTCAGTAATGATGCCAATGGCACCAACTCGATTACTGAGAAGGATTTTGTGAAATCCAAGGTATCTGTATCTGGAAAATCAGTTCCCGAACAAGCTTTGGAAAGACGTCTAGAATATGCATTTGATTTGGAGTGGGATTCAACCACTGTTGGACAACGTGTCCCTGAATCTACAACTCCATCCTCGAACCAAAAATCTGGCGAGGATATTGCATTGCCTCCAGGAAATAA CAGGATATGA
- the LOC140981755 gene encoding uncharacterized protein isoform X3, which yields MIQVKEESCVLDSTKEVRIASFSLISESSCDTVTPRSSSDSRSIAIKVLHTYWLIFLPHSFFFFTWSSGRRSSGLTRRRFSPAGWTTDEDKLLAEVVKKYNGRNWKRIAECISGRTDVQCLHRWQKVLNPDLVKGTWTKEEDDLIIELVGKYGIKKWSAIANCLPGRIGKQCRERWHNHLDPAIRKDPWTEEEEAILVCCHRVYGNKWAEISRFLPGRTDNAIKNHWNCSVKKRQDLNFRSFSALEFLEISSPNNGNHEEIPGSKSYSRAAQTHGKHRNFVQGTGAGYPNFCKGTSDTSPTLQGHCKSSEWFRNVTPLNCVEFSLLTNVKSDKSGKPCAESVSSAWLSRDSLSTNSLNSIVDSCHRSEKCHAILEVDHANKSERMFGPPKRPRCSPCVTDVRSEDSPLDTILSLSIGAFEEVNRRAGKRNKACERSQLADHAVNNLGCEPSEVNDLVVSNSPGKSIGVENSVQHGHSCLANLSLSISSGTSCPECMLMKSAITYEGTPSIIRKRIFKEIQYANCLSTPVHIISSASFSNDANGTNSITEKDFVKSKVSVSGKSVPEQALERRLEYAFDLEWDSTTVGQRVPESTTPSSNQKSGEDIALPPGNKI from the exons ATGATTCAGGTCAAGGAGGAATCATGTGTCCTGGATTCCACTAAAGAAGTCCGAATAGCCTCGTTTTCTTTGATCTCTGAGAGCAGTTGTGATACTGTTACTCCAAGATCTTCCTCTGACTCTAG GTCAATTGCCATCAAAGTGCTGCACACCTATTGGTTGATCTTTTTGCCccattcttttttctttttcacatgGTCCAGTGGTCGAAGGAGTTCTGGTTTGACAAGACGACGTTTCTCACCTGCAGGCTGGACAACTGATGAG GATAAGCTACTAGCTGAAGTGGTAAAAAAGTACAATGGAAGAAATTGGAAAAGAATCG CTGAATGCATTTCCGGAAGGACAGATGTTCAGTGTTTGCATCGCTGGCAGAAGGTTCTTAATCCCGATCTTGTCAAAGGCACATGGACGAAGGAG GAGGATGATCTCATTATTGAGTTAGTTGGGAAGTATGGCATTAAGAAATGGTCAGCTATTGCAAACTGTTTACCAGGTCGTATTGGAAAGCAGTGCCGGGAAAG GTGGCACAATCATCTGGACCCGGCAATAAGAAAGGATCCATGGACTGAAGAGGAGGAAGCAATTCTTGTTTGTTGCCACCGAGTGTATGGTAATAAATGGGCAGAAATTTCAAGGTTTCTACCGGGAAG GACCGATAATGCTATTAAAAATCACTGGAACTGCTCTGTCAAAAAAAGACAGGATTTAAATTTTCGTAGTTTCTCTGCCCTGGAATTTCTTGAGATTTCATCTCCTAACAACGGTAATCACGAAGAAATACCAGGATCCAAAAGTTATTCTAGAGCAGCCCAAACTCATGGTAAACATAGAAACTTTGTCCAGGGGACAGGCGCTGGATATCCTAATTTTTGCAAGGGTACATCAGATACTAGTCCCACTCTCCAGGGACATTGCAAATCTTCAGAGTGGTTTAGAAATGTAACACCCCTAAATTGTGTTGAATTTAGTTTGTTAACAAATGTTAAAAGTGACAAATCTGGTAAACCATGCGCTGAAAGTGTCAGTTCTGCGTGGCTATCGAGAGATTCTCTGTCAACCAACTCGTTGAACAGTATTGTGGATTCATGCCATCGAAGTGAAAAATGTCATGCTATTCTTGAGGTTGATCATGCAAACAAATCTGAAAGGATGTTTGGACCTCCTAAAAGACCCAGGTGTAGCCCATGTGTTACGGATGTGAGGTCTGAAGACTCTCCACTTGATACCATTTTAAGTCTGTCTATTGGTGCATTCGAAGAAGTCAATCGAAGGGCTGGAAAAAGAAACAAAGCCTGTGAAAGATCTCAATTAGCTGATCATGCAGTGAATAACCTGGGTTGTGAGCCATCGGAAGTGAATGATTTAGTTGTTTCAAATTCACCTGGCAAGAGCATCGGTGTAGAAAACAGCGTCCAGCATGGTCATTCCTGCCTTGCGAACCTGTCATTAAGTATCTCTAGTGGCACTAGTTGTCCAGAGTGTATGCTAATGAAGTCAGCAATTACTTATGAAGGCACTCCTTCAATCATAAGAAAGAGAATTTTTAAGGAAATTCAGTATGCAAATTGCCTCAGCACTCCAGTTCATATCATTTCAAGCGCTTCCTTCAGTAATGATGCCAATGGCACCAACTCGATTACTGAGAAGGATTTTGTGAAATCCAAGGTATCTGTATCTGGAAAATCAGTTCCCGAACAAGCTTTGGAAAGACGTCTAGAATATGCATTTGATTTGGAGTGGGATTCAACCACTGTTGGACAACGTGTCCCTGAATCTACAACTCCATCCTCGAACCAAAAATCTGGCGAGGATATTGCATTGCCTCCAGGAAATAA GATATGA
- the LOC140981364 gene encoding uncharacterized protein, which produces MTSPLPSVGQAFAIISQEESTRNVLSTGFAPPEISSSAFFSTQDRKKTNIKCDHCNMPGHIKAYCYKLVGYPPHHRLFKGSNTKNQRNQRDWNDNKGDRGRTLSKANNVAAHHEAEVDEIEKKHSSDAQFFSPEQYAAILRMLKKDHINQESSVPVANMAGPVGWDNIGDW; this is translated from the exons ATGACAAGTCCTTTACCTAGTGTTGGCCAGGCTTTTGCTATTATTTCTCAAGAGGAGTCCACTCGGAATGTTTTAAGTACAGGTTTTGCTCCACCTGAGATCTCCTCGTCTGCATTTTTTTCCACTCAAGATCGCAAGAAGACAAATATTAAATGTGATCACTGCAATATGCCTGGACACATTAAGGCATACTGCTATAAATTAGTTGGATATCCTCCTCACCATCGTTTGTTCAAAGGCTCAAATACCAAAAATCAGAGGAATCAGAGGGATTGGAATGACAACAAGGGTGATAGAGGCAGGACATTGAGCAAAGCCAACAATGTGGCAGCGCATCATGAGGCTGAGGTTGATGAAATTGAGAAGAAACATTCCTCTGATGCACAATTTTTTTCTCCTGAACAGTATGCTGCCATTCTGAGGATGCTTAAAAAGGATCACATAAATCAAGAATCTAGTGTACCAGTAGCTAATATGGCAG GACCTGTTGGATGGGACAATATTGGGGATTGGTAG